A window of Desulfuromonas soudanensis genomic DNA:
GACCGCCGCGGCGGAGGGGCGCGAAGAATCCCTCTTTGCCTGGCTTCTGGCCCGCGATGAGCATTTCGGCAACTTTGGCAGACTCCCTGCCGATATCCGGGGGAGGGAGCGCAGCTTCTTCGCCAACACCCTGCGGGGGATGGCCGAGTACGTCGATGCCCTCCCGGAAGATGAGCGCCGGACCCTCGCCGCCGGAGGGGGACGATGAACCTGATTCTCCTTTTTGCCGAAGATTTCGTCGCTCCGGGACGGGTCCTCCTGCAGGGGCGGCGTCTGCGCCATGTCCTCGAGGTGCACCGGGCGGCGGTTGGGGATGTGCTGGTCGTCGGCCTCGAAGGGGGGATGATCGGGAACGGCCGGGTGCTCCTTCTCGACGGCGCCGGTCTGGAGATGGCGGTGGAACTGGGGACAAATCCGCCTCCGCCGCTTCCGGTGACCCTGGTGCTGGCCCTGCCGCGCCCGAAGATGCTCAAGCGGATTCTGATCACGGCGACCTCCATGGGGGTCAAGACGATCTACCTGATCAACAGCTTCCGGGTGGAGAAGAGCTTCTGGAAGAGCCCCCTCCTCTCGACAGAAAAACTCGCCGAACCGCTGGTCCTCGGCCTCGAGCAGGCCCGTGACACGGTCCTCCCCCGGGTCCATCTGCGCCCCCTCTTCAGGCCCTTCGTCGAGGACGAGTTGCCGGCGATCTGCGCCGGAACGACGGCGCTGCTGGCCCATCCGGCCGGGAACGCCCCCTGTCCCCGGGTCTCGCCGGGAGCCGTGACCCTGGCCATCGGCCCCGAGGGGGGATTTATCCCCTACGAGGCCGAAAGGCTCCAGGGGTGCGGCTTTACCGCCGTGACCCTCGGCGAGCGCATTCTGCGGGTGGAGGCGGCCGTGCCGGTCCTCCTCTCCCGCCTCGCTCCCCTGTGAGGACGCCGATGAAGGAATTTCCCTATCTCGGGGGGTATCCCGAGCAGGTTACCGCGCAGGTGCGGACGCTGATAGCCGAAGGGCGGCTGGGGACGGTGCTGTTGCGCAAATACCCCGCCCCCCACGACATCAGGACCGACAAGGCGCTCTATGCCTACGCCCTCGCCATCAAGAACGCCTCGCTGCGCCAATCGCCCCCCTTGAGCAAGGTCGTCTTCGACGGCAAGATCCACGTCGTCCACCAGGCCCTCGGCCTGCATACCTTCGCCTCCCGGGTGCAGGGGGGGAAGCTCAAGGCGAAGAACGAGATCCGCATCGGGGCAGTGTTCAAGATCGCCCCACCGGAGTGTTTGCGCATGATCGTCGTTCATGAACTGGCCCACCTGCGGGAAAAAGAGCACAACCGCGCCTTCTACCAGCTGTGCAACCACATGGAGCCGGCCTACCACCAGCTGGAATTCGATCTGCGCCTCTATCTGACCCATCTGGAACTCTTCGGGGCCCTGTACCGCGGAGGGGGCGCCGAGGGGGCTGACTGGGAATAGGAGAATCTTTCGCGGATAAAAAAGAGGGACACCTCCGGCCGGGGGCGTCCCTCTTTCGTATCGCGCGAATCGGTGTGGCTTCCCCCACCGGCCGGGCCGGTGGCAATGTCCCGGCGCCGTGTTATATTGAAAACATTCGCAAAAACGGACTCTTTGCAGGAGAAAGGAGCGGAATCATGATGCGGCACGAGGAATTTGCCAACATCTGTCAGGCCGTCGGTTCGGGCGCCGAGCGGCGCGTCAGGCACATTGTCATCCACCAGGTCGGCAAGGTCATCGCCTGCCTCCCCGACGACACCATCGAGGTCGAACTGGAGAACGGCGAGCACAAGACCTGGTCCAAGGACAATGTGACGTTGTTGCACTGATACCGGCGGACCCCCCTTTTTTCAGTCCCGTACGTCCGGTTCGATAAAACACCAGCCGATTTCCGGGAATCTCTGTTTGATCTGCGTCTCCAGGGCGTTGATCTTTTCGCAGGCCACTCCGATCTCCAGGCCCGCGGCGAGACGGATCTTTGCCGCCAGCATCACCCGGGCGCCCATCTGCAGGGTGATCACATGGAAGACCTCGCGGATATCCGGGTCGCCGCCGATGATCTCCTCGATGGCGGCGGTGAGTTCGGGGTCGGCGCTGCGACCGATGAGGAGCGACTTGACGAGGATCGAGATGAGGATGGCGACGACGATCAGCAGCACGCCGATGCAGATGGAGCCGTAGGCGTCGTAGCGGCCGTCGCCGCTGATCCCGGCGACGAGGAGAAAGACAAAGGCCAGGGTCAGCCCGAGGAGGGCGGCCAGGTCCTCGCCGAAGACTACGATCAGTTCGGAATTGCGGCTCTGTTTGAGCCACTCCCGCAGAGTGCGCCCCCGGCGGCTCTTGTTGATCTCCTGCAGGCAGCCGCGCATGCTGACTCCCTCGAGGACAATGCTCGCTCCGAGAACGGACAGGGCCAGCCACAGGTGCTGCACCGGTTCGGGAGATTGAAGTTTGTGCCACCCTTCGTAGACGGAGAAGAGGCCGCCGACGCTGAAGAGGATGATGGCGACCATGAAGCTCCAGAAGTAGCTGACCTTGCCGTACCCCAGGGGGTGCTCGACATCGGCCGGTTTTTTTGCCCGGCTCAGGCCGAGAAGGAGAAGGAGCTGATTGCCCGTGTCGGCGAAGGAATGGATCGCCTCGGCGAGCATGCTGCTCGAACCGGAAAAGACGGCGGCGACCGTTTTGATGACGGCGATGCCGAGGTTGGCGAAAAAGGCGAAAAGGATCGCCCTGAGAGGGTTGCTGTGGGCGGACGACATGGTGCGACCTCCGGGGGTGTAGGAAGGGGAAAACGGGGTTCCTGACGGAAAAACATCCCTGTATAACCCAGTGAATCCGGTGATGTCAAAGGATTCGACCGCGGGTCGCCGTCAGGTTCATCCCCACTTTTGCCGGAAATTCTGCTATGGTGGTCGGGCCGATTAAAAAAATCAGGACCGGAAGGAGACACCATGGCACAGATCAAGACCGATGATACCATTAAAGTTCACTACACCGGCACTCTCGCCGACGGCACGGTTTTCGACACTTCGCGGCAGCGCGACCCCCTCGAGTTTACCGTCGGCGGCGGCCAGCTGATCAAGGGGTTCGACGAGGCCGTTCTCGGCCTTAATGTCGGAGAGAGTACCCGGGTGACGATCCCCGCCGAGGAGGCCTACGGTCCCCACCGCGAGGAGATGGTCCTCGAGGTGGAGCTCAGCCAGTTTCCCGAGGGGCTCAACCCCCAGCCGGGGCAGCAGCTCGAAACCGAGACCGCCGACGGGCACCCCCTGTCGATCCGGGTGGTCGCCGTGGAGGGGGACCGGGTGACGATGGACGCCAATCACCCATTGGCAGGCAAGGAGCTGACCTTCGAGATCGAGGTGGTCTCCATCGCCTGAACTCCAAAAAAAAATGAAACAAAGAGGCCCCCGGAACCTGACGGTTTGGGGGCCTCTTTCGTTGAAGGGGGGAGGGGTTCTATGGGCAGTCAGCCGGTGTGCAAAGGGGGGACGCCGATTCGGCTCCCCGGCTCAGGGACGCAAGGCGCCGGCCCGCCAGCACGGCGAGGCCGATCAGGAGGAAGATGAGGAGGACGACTCCGGTCCATCCCCAGGCGCCGTAGAAAAATCCTCCGGCCGTCCCCGAGATGCTCGACCCCAGGTAATAGAAGAAGAGGTAGAGGGAAGAGGCCTGCCCCCGGGAGTGGGTGGCGAGAAAACCGACCCAGGTCGAGGCGACGGAGTGGACGCCGAAGAAGCCGATGGTGAAAATGACGATGCCGGCAATTACGGCCGGGAGGGCGGCCAGCAGGGTGAGTGCGAGCCCTGCGGTCATGATCGCAAGGGAGTAGAAGAGGAGGCGGCCGCGGCCGAAGCGGTGGACCAGGGCGCCGATGAAGCTCGAGCCGAAAGCACCGAAGGCATAGGCGAGAAAAATCAGCGCAACCTCGGTCTGACTCAGGCCGAAGTCCGGTCCGAGAAGTCGGAAGGTGACATAGTTGTAGAGAGTGACGAAGCCGCCCATGCAGGTGAAGGCGACCAGATACAGGCAAAGGAGCCCCGGATTTCGCAGGTGATTGACCAGGGACGCCGTGAGCTGGCCGAGATGGAAGGGCCGGCGCTGAAAATTGCGCGAGGGGGGGAGAAGAATCAGAAAAAAGACGCCGAGGACCAGGCTGATGGCGGCGATGACGCCGATGGCCGAACGCCAGGGGATGAAGTCGGTGAGCCAGGCCGTCAGGATCCGCCCCGTCATGCCGCCGAAGGCGTTGCCGGCGATATAGAGTCCCATGGCGTTGCCGACCGACCGCGGCTCGATCTCCTCGCTCAGGTAGGCCATGGCGACAGCCGGAACCCCGGCAAGAACGATCCCCTGCATAAGGCGCAGGACGAGGATGGCCGGCAGGGAGTCGAGGGTTGCGGTGACCAGGGTCAGCAGGGACGTCAGAATAACCGCCACCCCCATCAGCGGACGTCGCCCGAGAGCGTCGGAGAGGGTTCCGGAGAGAGGGAGCGTCCAGGCGAGGGCGAAGGTGGCAAAGGAGAGGGTGAGGCTGGCGACGGTCGGGGAAATGGCGAATTCGCTCACCAGGTTCGGAAAGAGTGGTTGAAAATCGTAGAGGGTGGAAAAGGTGACAAACCCGGCAAAAAAGAGGGCAAGATTGGCTCTCCTGTAGTCCCCTGTTCCCCTCCGGATGAGATTGTCCTTCCCCATGCGCGCTCCCCTTTAGTCCCCTGTCACCATAATCTGTCGACCGTTGCTTGTTCTTTGCCGCGTCCGCTCAGTCGAATTTGCGGATTTTATAAAAGCGCCCCTTGATTTTGTTGGCGCTCAGGCGCGCCAGGGCGACTCTCGCGCTGGGGCGGGATATGGCGACGTAGGTGTGAAAATCGAAGACATTGATTCTGCCGACCTCGCTTCCGGCGATTCCCGCCTCGCCGGTGAGGGCCCCGAGGATATCGCCGGGGCGCACCTTGTTCTTGCGGCCGCCGTCAATGCAGAGGGTCACCATGGGCGGTTCGAGGGGGGCGGACGACGGCATGGTCAGGGTATTCAGTTCGGCGCGGGGAACGGGATCACCGAGATACTCTTCAATGGCCGCCACCCGTCGATTCTCCGCGGCGGTCACCAGGCTCAGGGCCAGCCCCTCTTCGCCGGCCCGGCCGGTGCGGCCGATGCGGTGGATGTGCACCTCCGGATCGCGGGTGAGCTCAAAGTTGATCACCGCCGTCAGCTCCTTGATGTCGATTCCCCGGGCCGCCACGTCGGTGGCGACGAGAATGGAGACGCTTTTGTTGGCAAACCGCGCCAGCACCTGGTCTCGCTCGCGCTGCTCGAGGTCGCCGTGGATCGCCAGCGCCGAGAATCCGCGCTCGGTCAGCGCATCGGCCACCTCCTGCGTCTCCTTTTTGGTGTTGCAGAAGACCAGGGTCGATTCGAATCGGTAATGGCCGAGAATCCGCGCCAGGGCGGCAAGGCGCTCGACGCGCTCCACATTGAAAAAAATCTGCCGGATCGCCCGGCCGTCATGAATCGCTTCGACCTTCACCGTGACCGGTTGGTGCTGCACGGTGGCGCTCATGGCGGCAATCGACTCGGGGTAGGTGGCCGAAAAGAGCAGGGTCTGGCGATTGCTCGGCGCACTGGCGACGATGGCGGAGAGATCCTCGGAAAAGCCCATGTCGAGCATGCGATCGGCTTCATCGAGGACGAGCATGCGCAACGATTTGAGGTTGAGGCTGCCGCGCCGCAGGTGGTCGAGGAGGCGCCCCGGGGTGCCGACGACGATATGGGCGCCGTGTTCGAGGGAGCCGAGCTGGGGGCCGAAGGGGACCCCGCCGCAGAGGGTGAGGATCTTGATGTTGTCGGTGAAACGGGCGAGCCGTCGCAGCTCCTTGCCGACCTGGTCGGCGAGCTCGCGGGTCGGGCACAACACCAGACCCTGGACGCCGAAGTGACTCACCACCAGGCGCGACAGCAGGCCGATGCCGAAGGCGGCGGTCTTGCCGCTGCCGGTCTTGGCCTGGGCGATGACGTCCTTTCCGGAGAGGATGGGCGGCAGGCTGCGGGCCTGGATCGGCGTCATTTCGCTGTAGCCGAGGGAGGTAAGGTTCTCGAGGAGCGAAGGGTCGAGGGGGAGGGTGGCAAAGGCGGTGGGGATCATGGGGGCTCTTTTTTTTGGGAGAGATTTAAAGTGCGGGAGGTTTTCCCTGTTTATATCACAACTCGGATCAGGAAAGCGGCGTCAATGGCCTCAACGTACCTCCCATGGGGGGGGTCTCGGGGCCCTTCGTCTATTTTGGCGAATCCGGGGGGGTAACGGGCGGCCGGTAGACGCCGGACTCATTCGGAGCATATCCGGACAAACAAGGAAGAGCCCCCAGGTTTATCGACCTGGAGGCTCTTGTGTTTTTATCGGTCGGGTTTGGTCCGGGAAAATCGATCCCTTCCGTCCGGGTCCGGAGCCTTTTTGCCGGCGGGGAGGCTCCTAAAGGCTTTTGAAGGAGCGGCGCGCAGCCTCGATGGTGCGGTCGAGGTCGTCCGTCGAGTGGGCGGCGCTCATGAAGCCGGCCTCGAACTGGCTCGGGGCGAGATTGATCCCCTCCTCGAGCATGGCGCGGAAGAACTTGCCGAAGGCTTTCGTGTCGCTTTTGGCGGCGTCGGCGAAGGAATAAACGGGCCCTTCGGTGAAAAAGGTGCAGAACATGCCGCCGACACGCTGCCAGCTCGTCTTGAAGGGCGCCTCCTTGGCCGCCTCGAGAAGACCTTTTTCCAGGTAGGCGCTCTTCTCTTCGATGAGGTCGTAGAACCCTTCGGCCTTGAGGAGGTTCAGGGTGGCGATCCCGGCGCTCATGGCCAGGGGATTTCCCGAGAGGGTGCCGGCCTGGTAGACGCCGCCGACGGGGGAGAGCAT
This region includes:
- the dbpA gene encoding ATP-dependent RNA helicase DbpA, which translates into the protein MIPTAFATLPLDPSLLENLTSLGYSEMTPIQARSLPPILSGKDVIAQAKTGSGKTAAFGIGLLSRLVVSHFGVQGLVLCPTRELADQVGKELRRLARFTDNIKILTLCGGVPFGPQLGSLEHGAHIVVGTPGRLLDHLRRGSLNLKSLRMLVLDEADRMLDMGFSEDLSAIVASAPSNRQTLLFSATYPESIAAMSATVQHQPVTVKVEAIHDGRAIRQIFFNVERVERLAALARILGHYRFESTLVFCNTKKETQEVADALTERGFSALAIHGDLEQRERDQVLARFANKSVSILVATDVAARGIDIKELTAVINFELTRDPEVHIHRIGRTGRAGEEGLALSLVTAAENRRVAAIEEYLGDPVPRAELNTLTMPSSAPLEPPMVTLCIDGGRKNKVRPGDILGALTGEAGIAGSEVGRINVFDFHTYVAISRPSARVALARLSANKIKGRFYKIRKFD
- a CDS encoding 16S rRNA (uracil(1498)-N(3))-methyltransferase gives rise to the protein MNLILLFAEDFVAPGRVLLQGRRLRHVLEVHRAAVGDVLVVGLEGGMIGNGRVLLLDGAGLEMAVELGTNPPPPLPVTLVLALPRPKMLKRILITATSMGVKTIYLINSFRVEKSFWKSPLLSTEKLAEPLVLGLEQARDTVLPRVHLRPLFRPFVEDELPAICAGTTALLAHPAGNAPCPRVSPGAVTLAIGPEGGFIPYEAERLQGCGFTAVTLGERILRVEAAVPVLLSRLAPL
- a CDS encoding MFS transporter, translating into MGKDNLIRRGTGDYRRANLALFFAGFVTFSTLYDFQPLFPNLVSEFAISPTVASLTLSFATFALAWTLPLSGTLSDALGRRPLMGVAVILTSLLTLVTATLDSLPAILVLRLMQGIVLAGVPAVAMAYLSEEIEPRSVGNAMGLYIAGNAFGGMTGRILTAWLTDFIPWRSAIGVIAAISLVLGVFFLILLPPSRNFQRRPFHLGQLTASLVNHLRNPGLLCLYLVAFTCMGGFVTLYNYVTFRLLGPDFGLSQTEVALIFLAYAFGAFGSSFIGALVHRFGRGRLLFYSLAIMTAGLALTLLAALPAVIAGIVIFTIGFFGVHSVASTWVGFLATHSRGQASSLYLFFYYLGSSISGTAGGFFYGAWGWTGVVLLIFLLIGLAVLAGRRLASLSRGAESASPLCTPADCP
- a CDS encoding M48 family metallopeptidase, whose translation is MKEFPYLGGYPEQVTAQVRTLIAEGRLGTVLLRKYPAPHDIRTDKALYAYALAIKNASLRQSPPLSKVVFDGKIHVVHQALGLHTFASRVQGGKLKAKNEIRIGAVFKIAPPECLRMIVVHELAHLREKEHNRAFYQLCNHMEPAYHQLEFDLRLYLTHLELFGALYRGGGAEGADWE
- a CDS encoding FKBP-type peptidyl-prolyl cis-trans isomerase, which produces MAQIKTDDTIKVHYTGTLADGTVFDTSRQRDPLEFTVGGGQLIKGFDEAVLGLNVGESTRVTIPAEEAYGPHREEMVLEVELSQFPEGLNPQPGQQLETETADGHPLSIRVVAVEGDRVTMDANHPLAGKELTFEIEVVSIA
- a CDS encoding cation diffusion facilitator family transporter, with the translated sequence MSSAHSNPLRAILFAFFANLGIAVIKTVAAVFSGSSSMLAEAIHSFADTGNQLLLLLGLSRAKKPADVEHPLGYGKVSYFWSFMVAIILFSVGGLFSVYEGWHKLQSPEPVQHLWLALSVLGASIVLEGVSMRGCLQEINKSRRGRTLREWLKQSRNSELIVVFGEDLAALLGLTLAFVFLLVAGISGDGRYDAYGSICIGVLLIVVAILISILVKSLLIGRSADPELTAAIEEIIGGDPDIREVFHVITLQMGARVMLAAKIRLAAGLEIGVACEKINALETQIKQRFPEIGWCFIEPDVRD